Part of the Candidatus Falkowbacteria bacterium genome is shown below.
AAAAACGAAAAAATATAAAACTAAGAAAACTATTGCAAAGTTAACTAACTGAGCAACCAATAATTTTATATCAAGATGAAAAGCAGAAATAAGAGAATCCATATATTTAATATTATAACTATAATCTACTAATACCTGTTTCACTTAAAGAAGAGAAACAGATCATCAAGAGACTACTTGATGCTGAAAGCAATAACTAAAGCGTAAATAGCGATAGCTTCAGCGAAAGCACAAGCTAAAAGCATTGGTACTAAAATCTTACCAGCGGCTTCTGGGTTACGGCCAATTGATTCCATAGCTTTGGCACCAATATAACC
Proteins encoded:
- the atpE gene encoding ATP synthase F0 subunit C; the encoded protein is MENVMFAKAIAIALGSIAPALGIGYIGAKAMESIGRNPEAAGKILVPMLLACAFAEAIAIYALVIAFSIK